In the Podarcis muralis chromosome 15, rPodMur119.hap1.1, whole genome shotgun sequence genome, ttatagcctgtccatctgactgggttgccccagccactctgggtggcttccaacatatataaaagcatgacaaaacattaaacatttaaaaaaaatcccacccagggctgccttcagatgtctcctaaaggttaTGAAAGATGGGGAGCTGTGTGCAGCACTATTCAGAGCTGGCCACTTCGCAAACATCTACACCACCATCGCAGCCACATAAGTCAAGCACAATGGAGGTAGAAGAAACCACCCCAAACAGCTGTATTTGAAGGCTGGGGAACAGAGAGCCTTCCATCCCCACCTAACAGATTTTTTTCCTTGAGGGAAGCTCACTCTCTCTTGCCTCTGTTTAAACACAGGGTTTTCCTGATGTCTTAGCCAAAGCACAGACACCCTTCCATGGAAATAAAATTGAATACATGCTCCATCTCATATCCCAGAAGAGATTTGCTTTCTgggaaagaaaaagcaaaaagttAAATCTCTGCTCAGCGGCAGagtgcagaaagccccaggtaaGAAAAGATTCCTCTCTAGAGAgctactgctagtcagtgtaatactgaactaggtggaccagtggtctgattctgtGTAAGGCAACTTTCTACAGTCTTGCATAAATGCTCTGGGCATACATTttacataaaaacaaagcaaagccacAGCAGTAATTCACCCAGAAACACAAAAGGCAGTGTGAAGGTGCTGTACCTCTGCACTGAAAGAAATGCATGAAACTTGATTGGAGTTCTCTATTGTGATAGGAAACTGCTCATCATACAGTGACACAACAAAGAAACACAGGGAGTTGGGTTTGACCAAATCAGACTATTTGGCCCTCTTGCCCACTGTTGTCTACCGTGGCTGCCAGCATCTCTTCATAGCAAGAGAAGTCAATGTGGTACCCACCAAACACGGTTAAATAGCACATTATGTgatccccaaccattggccatgttggctaggggACTGGTGGGCAACTGGAGTCCCAACAATATTTAGAGATCCGACACTGTTCCAGAGTCTCAGGCAAAGGTCCTTCTCCACCCATCATCTGCAGCCTCAAATGGTGGGTTataggaagccaccttataccaagtcagactattggaatctccctcccagccctacctggcaatgctgggcttgaacccacgaccttcCTCATGAAAAGCAactgctctacccctgagctttATCCCTTCCCAGGAGTGCTTGGACAGTCAGCCTGGATCCCTCCAGATGGGCTGGActctcatcagcttcagccagcatggcaaatagcCAGAGATGgggggagttggagtctgacaacatctggatggcatcagCTTGGCTCTCTGCACCACTGGCCTGACTTAAGGCAGACCACAAAAGCAGCCCGGCCACCATACAAATTGATAATTTAAAGAATATTAATAATTAAGAAGTGGGTCCCCAAATCCATGTTTGGGGGCAAGGGGGGTGTCAGGCCAGAAAAGGTTCAAGACTGCTGTACTGCCCGATCTTTCtcactagagatgccagggattggactggGGGCTTTCTGCACAAAAAACATGTGCTGTCCTGCTGAGCACTGGTCTTTCCCTGAAGCAGGCAGCCTCTTCTAGGGATGAACACTTCTGGAGTTTCCATCATTCAATGCATTTCTCACAATATAGTAGTATCTCTCTCCCTACACGTGAAACGTGCTGCACATTATATGCAGGTCGGGAATTACTTTGCAGACTGACTTTCGAGGAAAGATGTGATCCCTTACAGGAAtggatgcatattttataatatttattttgcatgtcACCCAGATTGCACCATGGGAAGCAAACACAGCACTATCCATAGCTGTAGCTCAAGAGCACAATGTGAGCTCCCTGGATGTCCCAAGATAGAGgagaaaaaataaaacaggagGAAGCCAATTCTCTTTGGCAAAGTCTGACTTGCAATTTATCCCACTGTAGCAAAGTCAGTGGCTGGGTGGTGGCTGAAGAGTGTTTTTAGACCCTGTGGCAAGTAGATCACTCAGTATATTAGTTACCACAAGACTGGACTCCAGCCATTCAGGTAGTAGACATATGGATTATACTGGTAGCTGTGGTACACAGAAAGGGCCAGAGTAGCTCTGGAGAAGTCACGTTCTTTGAAGGCTGGAATTGCCGAGTTCTTATCAAGTCCGCCAAATTCTGAGGCCAGCTGCTTCCTCTTGGTCTTATATCTTCTGTTCTGGAACCAGATTTTCACTTGGGTTTCGGTGAGTTTCAGGTGCTTGGCTAGGTGGGCTCGCTCAGGTGCAGACAGGTACTTCTGGTGATTGAACTTCTTCTCAAGCTCTATGACCTGCATATGGGAGAAGGCAGCCCGGGAACGcttctgctgctttgggagtctcggTAAGGATTTGGGGGTGTTCTCAGAATGAGAGAGGAAGGCCTCTGCAGACTGATCTAGTAGAGAAGCAGAAAGGGGAGAGTTATGACCTATTTAAACAATACCAAAAAATTGGGAGggaggtgagggagggagggaaggaaggaaggaaggaaggaaggaaggaaggaaggaaacacacacacacacaacctacaACCAAATGGCATGTTTGGGCCACCTTGATCTCCCCAGCAAATCCTGCACTGAAAACCACACAATCACACTGCACATGGGATGTGTGTATGACAACACAGCATTTTGTGTATTTTCTTGATCTTTGCATATTGCTTATAAGGCCCCCTCTGAACCATGCATGTAAAAATGGCAATCTACCATATTAAGCAATCATGGATTCCACTCccacacaaagaatcctgggaagtatagTTTATCAAGGCTGCTGAAAGTTGTtcagagacccctgttccccagcCGAGGTgccattcccagagtggtttaacaatcaatccctcttctcaacTTTGGGAGTGTTTGCTCAGCTCTGTGGTGGGACAAGGGGTCCCAAatacctctcagcacccttaacaaactacaattcccaggattctttagggaaaTCTGTGATTATTTAAATACTGCTTTAGATGTAAGGTGCAAATGGGGCAGTGGGGTGTTGCGGTTAAGAGCGTTGGACTTAGTTGGAGAGATCAAATCCTCCCTCAACCACAAAGCTCACCCTGAGGGACTGTGAGCTGCTCTCAGCTTATTGTGCCTTTCACATGGCAGACTCGGGCAGCAAAGGGACAGGACAGGTCGCACCATCTCAGGCCGCAAATGGGGCAACGAAAACATTTCTTTAATAGCCCCCATATATAAACCTTCCTGCAAGAGGAAATCTAGCACGACAGACAGAGGCCACACTA is a window encoding:
- the NKX3-1 gene encoding homeobox protein Nkx-3.1 is translated as MQAPEAPPGGAARPKQLTSFLIRDILRPGGAPASEPGGEARRDRPGASQAPEKPGAAGATDQSAEAFLSHSENTPKSLPRLPKQQKRSRAAFSHMQVIELEKKFNHQKYLSAPERAHLAKHLKLTETQVKIWFQNRRYKTKRKQLASEFGGLDKNSAIPAFKERDFSRATLALSVYHSYQYNPYVYYLNGWSPVLW